The Virgibacillus phasianinus genome includes a window with the following:
- a CDS encoding 1,4-dihydroxy-2-naphthoate polyprenyltransferase: MEIKQALNEKPGFQIWWRLLRPHTLTASFIPVFVGTMFALNEGSFHILLFLAMMIASILIQSATNMFNEYFDFTRGLDNEESVGIGGTIVRDGIAPKTVLRLALTFFGIAALLGVYICLESTFWIAVIGLICMLFGYLYTGGPYPIAYTPLGEIFSGFFMGTVIIGISYYIQTAHITLEIIWISIPIAIFIGCIMLSNNIRDLDGDKLNGRKTVAILLGRKNAVTLLGILFIISYALTLYYIVVDLLPLWSLVVFFSGKIAVEVIQKFKGKTKPIEMMPAMVLTGKTNTIYGLLMGVSLLLNKLF; this comes from the coding sequence ATGGAAATCAAACAAGCTTTAAATGAAAAACCCGGATTTCAAATATGGTGGCGATTACTGCGCCCGCATACGCTTACCGCATCGTTTATACCAGTATTTGTCGGCACAATGTTTGCCCTTAATGAAGGGTCTTTTCATATTTTATTATTTTTAGCCATGATGATAGCATCCATTCTTATTCAATCGGCTACAAATATGTTTAATGAGTACTTTGACTTTACGCGTGGCCTCGATAACGAAGAGTCTGTCGGTATCGGCGGGACAATTGTTCGTGATGGTATTGCACCAAAAACTGTCCTGCGTCTGGCACTAACATTTTTTGGTATCGCTGCACTGCTTGGTGTGTACATTTGCCTGGAGTCAACTTTTTGGATAGCCGTGATTGGTTTAATTTGTATGTTATTCGGATATTTATATACTGGAGGGCCATATCCAATCGCATATACACCGTTAGGCGAAATCTTTTCCGGCTTTTTCATGGGAACCGTTATTATCGGAATCAGTTATTACATTCAAACCGCACATATTACATTAGAAATTATTTGGATTTCTATTCCAATCGCCATTTTCATTGGTTGTATCATGCTATCTAATAATATTCGTGACCTGGATGGCGATAAATTAAACGGACGAAAAACGGTTGCTATTCTGCTGGGTCGAAAAAATGCGGTAACTTTGCTAGGCATTTTATTTATTATTTCATATGCATTGACGCTTTATTACATCGTTGTTGATCTACTTCCATTATGGTCATTGGTGGTATTTTTCAGCGGTAAAATCGCAGTGGAAGTAATCCAGAAGTTCAAAGGAAAAACAAAACCAATTGAAATGATGCCAGCAATGGTGTTAACTGGTAAAACAAATACAATCTACGGTTTATTAATGGGTGTTTCCCTTTTATTAAATAAACTGTTTTAG
- a CDS encoding ECF transporter S component has translation MQQSSRLVKLIILALLGTISLLLFFLNFPIPFLPPYLKIDFSEVPALIAALIFSPLAGVLVEAIKNLLYLVVSGAGDPIGVAANFLAGVLFIVPVAMLYHKYKGVKSIVSGLVTGTIIMAAGMSILNYFVILPAYAWFIGAPGMAESTAKSVAVFAGVLPFSVIKGVIIGMLFVPLFIKMHRWIEQKRTNFI, from the coding sequence ATGCAACAATCATCGCGTTTAGTTAAATTAATTATTCTGGCACTACTGGGGACAATATCGCTATTATTATTTTTCTTGAACTTTCCAATCCCATTTTTACCGCCATATCTAAAAATCGATTTCAGTGAGGTTCCCGCACTTATTGCTGCGTTAATTTTCTCACCGCTTGCCGGGGTCCTGGTGGAGGCAATTAAGAACCTTTTATACTTGGTTGTTTCCGGAGCAGGCGATCCAATAGGTGTTGCTGCCAACTTTTTAGCCGGTGTCTTGTTTATCGTTCCAGTCGCTATGCTTTATCATAAATATAAAGGTGTGAAAAGTATTGTTTCCGGATTGGTAACTGGTACCATCATTATGGCAGCTGGTATGAGTATATTGAACTATTTTGTGATATTGCCAGCGTATGCATGGTTTATCGGGGCTCCTGGAATGGCAGAAAGCACTGCAAAATCAGTTGCAGTATTTGCGGGAGTATTACCATTCAGCGTTATTAAAGGAGTAATTATTGGAATGTTATTTGTTCCTCTATTTATTAAAATGCACAGATGGATTGAACAAAAGAGAACAAATTTCATATAA
- a CDS encoding isochorismate synthase, which yields MIETKEEIIESTLNHAKNKTLSTNHIQLVSITEKIDTVNPLHFFEAAKQLQVNRTFWCSTAEDFLMVGVGNTYEIEATDNRFQETDEQWNRIKQEAIIHDPFQQPGTGLVVMGGMSFDPKKERTSLWENFSESAFIVPAYTLTKYKETYYFTINVQISSHDQVSMLAKEINESRHVLLKQSEKMPIKTKIADKYEIAPEKWKETVVEATNQIKTSNLEKIVLSREVQIKLNKKAEITAVLDDLLATQTNSFVFAFEHGEDCFVGATPERLIKIQNEKLLSTCLAGTAPRGQTPEEDEAFANQLYNDEKNRSEHDFVVKMIKQAIRPYSANIEVPNEPIIYPLKNLQHLYTPVTATVRQDVSIFDIIGKLHPTPALGGVPRQASLQFIREHELLDRGWYGAPVGWIDHNNNSEFAVAIRSGLIKGDTASLFAGCGVVKDSDPEAEYEETNIKLVPMLSVLGG from the coding sequence ATGATTGAAACAAAGGAAGAAATTATTGAATCAACGCTTAATCATGCCAAAAATAAAACATTAAGTACTAATCATATACAATTAGTCAGTATTACAGAAAAAATTGACACGGTTAATCCGCTTCATTTTTTTGAAGCAGCAAAGCAATTACAGGTAAATCGGACCTTCTGGTGCAGTACTGCAGAAGATTTCTTGATGGTTGGTGTTGGGAATACGTATGAAATTGAAGCGACAGATAATCGCTTTCAGGAAACAGATGAACAATGGAACAGAATAAAACAAGAAGCAATCATACATGATCCGTTTCAACAGCCAGGAACAGGTTTGGTTGTAATGGGTGGGATGTCATTTGACCCTAAAAAAGAACGTACATCATTATGGGAGAACTTTTCCGAAAGTGCGTTTATTGTTCCTGCTTACACGCTGACGAAATATAAGGAAACCTATTATTTTACAATAAACGTTCAGATATCAAGCCATGATCAGGTTAGTATGCTTGCAAAAGAAATCAATGAAAGTCGTCATGTATTGTTAAAGCAGTCGGAAAAAATGCCGATAAAAACGAAAATTGCTGATAAATATGAAATAGCTCCAGAAAAATGGAAAGAAACAGTTGTTGAGGCAACCAATCAAATCAAGACAAGCAATCTTGAAAAAATAGTCCTGTCAAGAGAGGTACAGATTAAATTAAACAAGAAGGCAGAAATTACTGCTGTCCTGGATGACCTGTTAGCGACGCAAACAAATAGTTTTGTGTTTGCTTTTGAACATGGAGAGGATTGTTTCGTTGGTGCTACTCCTGAACGACTGATAAAAATCCAAAATGAAAAACTGTTGTCTACTTGTCTTGCTGGAACTGCACCAAGAGGTCAAACGCCGGAAGAGGATGAGGCATTTGCTAACCAGTTGTACAATGATGAAAAAAATCGCAGTGAACATGATTTTGTGGTGAAAATGATCAAACAAGCAATTCGCCCTTATAGTGCTAATATAGAAGTTCCAAATGAACCAATTATCTATCCATTGAAAAACCTGCAGCATTTGTACACACCTGTTACGGCAACAGTAAGGCAGGATGTAAGTATTTTTGATATTATTGGAAAGCTACATCCCACACCAGCGCTTGGTGGTGTTCCAAGACAGGCATCACTGCAATTTATCCGTGAGCATGAGCTGCTGGACAGAGGCTGGTACGGTGCTCCAGTAGGCTGGATAGATCACAATAACAACAGTGAGTTTGCTGTTGCGATTCGTTCTGGCCTGATAAAAGGTGATACAGCATCATTATTTGCTGGGTGCGGGGTAGTAAAAGATTCTGACCCAGAAGCAGAATATGAAGAAACCAATATTAAATTAGTACCAATGCTGTCGGTCTTAGGGGGATAA
- a CDS encoding S8 family peptidase has product MKINRRSRIRLFSIAASLLILFSLLTPVIGNAKTNNRAYRSVKSSQSLAKAKLSDRLLEDFKENEKITFLIKFKEKANTKKIAKDARKSAASANLTAQKLELIQRSAVVSELKATSLKSQKSVKQFLENEVEKGNAGDIRSYYIVNGIAVTSTKEVAQKVASFEEVEKVLPNETRQLYATKTKETKSPQAEVDNVEWNVNHIGAPHVWEMGIDGTGTVIASIDTGVQWEHPALKRKYRGYDQATGEVNHDFSWFDATAGETEPYDEIGHGTHTIGTMVGGEPDGSNQIGVAPGAKFIAVKAFTADGGTDADLLAAAEWVLAPTDLEGNTRVDLAPDIVNNSWGGGPGLDEWYRDVVKNWRAANIFPEFSAGNTTRVNPGGPRSIANPANYPESFAAGATDINDGLAEFSLRGPSPYEEIKPDISAPGVNIRSSVPGGGYEGGWNGTSMAAPAISGVVALLHQVDASLTVNELEEILVSTAIPMTNEEYNEAPNNGYGYGLVNAHAAVSSIITGLGTLKGQVTKHGEDTEEPAFEHNAATLTYAGLDLDLSIHVTDNISVSSVILMYQVEDGDWQTAEALRASGDYKSGEYAVTIPGEQIKGSSLKYKWMLTDFGDNEVITDGYVVQVKEGISIGYSEDFEATPIGWTSFGENNNWEWGVPTTGPEGAVSGEKVYATNLDGDYETDENATLVMPPVILPEEGAFLQFQKWHELESYQSGNFYDFAHVFISTDQEEWTQVLEMKGTTTDWEQAEVDLSDYSGQKIYIGFNLTSDSTVTKQGLYIDDVAISDTSIAGEGTIGKIKGKQGKENHISSGINRGYLEINGKKKINPDTIRPKRPEITEPSVQENGINPTLLPMQAQVSVLESGRTVMTDPANGTYSLSHAAGEFTVQASTYGYQSQQQTVTIEKDGIGQADFTLTELPQATIHGTITDEETGQLIEGATLFLVEDANISPVKSDENGNYSLTAYEGTYTLKILARNYDSKEMEIRIDSDQELNIELEPFYTYPGGEIGYDDGTAENAHSFYEAGNGWAVKMSLPTGKDSAIVTEGIFRFWDLEWPVPGGKEFAVEVWDASGTDGQPGKKIAGPFDAEALRNGDWTVVDLKKYAITVNSDFYMVYIQTAPDPNAPGLATDENGFNAERSYRYIDGSWSRTPENEGNTMIRARVSYQVDVPVITSPADDLTTTNSNILIEGTSSPTTTVQLVNNGESAGTADVGGNGKFTIPIELSEGENMLKAVSLLDEAQTGESAPVTVTLDTEKPKLMINSPRDGDKINRETVTVEGTVSDANLDYVKVNDRKANVSGGSYSKRILLDKGENKIEVVARDLAGNAESKSVAINVKFNKPVVENVTPTEDKNLKTGQSVKIEFDSEPGLRGTFFVHMPLTDMGLQIANATELPMMEQSDGHYVGYWTVPSGVKADGAVIEVKAVDSFHNETRKIAKGKLFINLGE; this is encoded by the coding sequence TTGAAAATAAACAGACGGTCCCGAATCAGATTATTTAGTATTGCCGCTTCATTGCTCATTCTATTTTCATTACTAACTCCAGTGATCGGCAATGCTAAAACAAATAATAGAGCGTATCGGTCAGTGAAAAGCTCTCAATCTCTTGCTAAAGCCAAATTAAGTGATCGGTTGCTAGAGGATTTTAAGGAAAATGAAAAGATAACTTTTTTAATAAAATTTAAAGAAAAAGCGAACACCAAGAAAATTGCAAAGGATGCAAGAAAGAGTGCTGCATCAGCAAACTTAACAGCACAGAAATTGGAGCTTATCCAGCGATCAGCGGTTGTTTCGGAATTAAAAGCAACCTCACTTAAATCTCAGAAAAGTGTTAAACAGTTCTTGGAAAATGAAGTGGAAAAAGGTAATGCAGGGGATATAAGATCGTATTATATCGTGAACGGAATAGCCGTTACGAGTACAAAAGAGGTTGCGCAGAAGGTCGCATCATTTGAAGAAGTCGAAAAGGTTCTGCCAAATGAGACACGGCAACTATATGCAACCAAGACAAAAGAAACAAAATCGCCTCAGGCAGAAGTTGATAATGTTGAATGGAACGTTAATCATATTGGGGCACCTCATGTATGGGAAATGGGGATTGATGGAACGGGAACAGTTATCGCCAGTATTGATACAGGTGTTCAGTGGGAACATCCTGCATTAAAGAGAAAATATCGTGGCTACGACCAAGCAACCGGCGAAGTGAATCATGATTTTAGTTGGTTTGATGCTACGGCAGGAGAGACAGAACCTTACGATGAAATAGGTCACGGAACACACACGATTGGAACAATGGTTGGCGGTGAGCCTGATGGATCTAATCAAATTGGAGTAGCACCGGGTGCAAAATTTATCGCCGTCAAGGCATTTACAGCTGATGGTGGAACCGATGCGGACTTATTGGCCGCCGCCGAATGGGTCTTAGCGCCGACAGATTTAGAGGGGAATACTCGTGTCGATCTGGCACCGGATATTGTTAACAACTCCTGGGGTGGTGGACCGGGACTGGATGAGTGGTATCGGGATGTCGTGAAAAACTGGCGAGCTGCTAATATTTTCCCAGAGTTTTCGGCAGGAAATACAACAAGGGTTAATCCAGGTGGTCCAAGATCGATTGCAAATCCTGCGAACTATCCGGAATCATTTGCTGCTGGGGCAACAGATATCAACGATGGACTAGCTGAGTTTTCGTTAAGAGGCCCATCACCATATGAAGAAATTAAACCGGATATCTCAGCCCCCGGGGTAAATATTCGTTCATCCGTGCCGGGTGGTGGATATGAAGGTGGTTGGAATGGAACATCGATGGCCGCTCCCGCTATTTCCGGAGTCGTGGCATTATTGCATCAAGTAGATGCTAGCTTAACAGTTAATGAGTTAGAAGAAATTTTAGTATCGACAGCAATTCCTATGACGAATGAAGAATATAACGAGGCACCCAATAATGGATATGGGTACGGACTTGTCAACGCACATGCGGCTGTCTCCTCTATAATAACTGGTCTTGGAACCTTGAAAGGCCAGGTTACAAAACACGGGGAAGATACGGAAGAGCCTGCGTTTGAACATAATGCAGCAACGTTAACCTATGCAGGTTTGGATTTAGATTTGTCGATTCACGTAACAGACAATATTAGTGTTTCATCCGTCATTCTAATGTATCAAGTGGAAGATGGGGACTGGCAAACAGCTGAAGCCCTCCGTGCATCTGGTGACTATAAATCTGGTGAATATGCTGTAACAATCCCGGGAGAGCAAATAAAGGGTTCCTCCTTAAAATATAAGTGGATGTTAACTGATTTTGGTGATAATGAAGTTATTACCGATGGTTATGTTGTACAAGTGAAAGAAGGTATTTCAATAGGATATTCGGAGGACTTCGAAGCTACACCGATTGGATGGACATCTTTCGGTGAAAACAATAACTGGGAATGGGGTGTTCCTACAACTGGTCCGGAAGGTGCGGTGTCTGGTGAAAAAGTGTATGCAACAAACTTGGATGGTGATTATGAAACAGATGAAAACGCAACTCTCGTAATGCCTCCAGTTATATTACCGGAAGAGGGGGCCTTTTTACAGTTCCAAAAATGGCATGAACTGGAATCATATCAGTCCGGAAATTTTTATGATTTTGCCCATGTTTTTATCTCGACAGATCAAGAGGAATGGACACAGGTTCTGGAAATGAAAGGAACGACTACTGATTGGGAACAGGCAGAAGTAGACCTGTCTGATTACAGCGGGCAAAAAATTTATATTGGATTTAACTTAACATCCGATTCCACAGTAACAAAACAAGGGTTGTATATTGATGATGTGGCTATTTCTGATACGTCCATAGCTGGTGAAGGAACTATAGGGAAAATTAAAGGTAAACAAGGAAAAGAAAACCATATTTCCTCTGGAATCAACAGGGGTTACCTAGAAATCAATGGTAAGAAAAAAATAAACCCTGATACAATACGGCCGAAGCGACCTGAGATAACCGAGCCTTCTGTGCAAGAGAATGGTATTAATCCAACCTTACTACCTATGCAGGCACAAGTAAGTGTACTGGAAAGCGGACGTACCGTAATGACGGATCCTGCAAACGGTACCTATTCATTGTCACATGCGGCAGGGGAATTTACCGTACAAGCATCAACGTATGGATATCAATCGCAACAACAAACTGTCACGATTGAGAAAGATGGAATTGGCCAAGCGGATTTTACATTGACTGAACTCCCGCAAGCGACAATACATGGAACAATTACTGACGAGGAGACGGGTCAATTGATTGAAGGTGCAACACTTTTCCTTGTCGAGGATGCGAATATTTCACCTGTTAAGTCGGATGAAAACGGTAATTACTCTCTTACAGCGTATGAAGGCACCTACACATTAAAAATATTAGCACGGAATTACGATAGTAAGGAAATGGAAATTAGAATTGATAGTGACCAAGAATTAAATATAGAGCTAGAGCCGTTCTACACCTATCCCGGCGGGGAAATTGGTTATGATGATGGAACAGCTGAGAATGCTCATTCATTCTATGAAGCGGGTAATGGTTGGGCAGTAAAAATGTCACTTCCAACGGGTAAAGATTCTGCAATTGTAACGGAGGGCATTTTCCGTTTCTGGGATTTGGAATGGCCTGTCCCTGGTGGAAAGGAATTTGCGGTTGAAGTGTGGGATGCCTCTGGTACGGATGGACAGCCGGGTAAAAAAATTGCCGGACCATTTGATGCAGAAGCACTACGTAATGGCGATTGGACCGTAGTTGATTTAAAAAAGTATGCTATTACGGTTAATAGTGACTTCTATATGGTCTATATCCAAACAGCACCAGACCCAAATGCCCCCGGTTTAGCGACAGATGAAAATGGTTTTAATGCTGAGCGAAGCTATCGGTACATTGATGGGTCATGGTCCAGAACCCCGGAGAATGAGGGAAACACGATGATTCGTGCACGGGTAAGTTATCAGGTCGACGTTCCAGTTATCACTTCACCTGCAGACGATCTAACAACAACAAATTCAAACATATTAATTGAAGGAACAAGTTCCCCGACAACTACTGTTCAACTAGTAAATAATGGGGAGTCAGCTGGCACCGCTGATGTAGGCGGCAATGGAAAATTTACTATTCCGATTGAATTATCGGAAGGAGAAAATATGTTAAAAGCAGTATCACTGCTTGATGAAGCACAGACTGGTGAATCCGCTCCGGTAACAGTGACGCTGGACACAGAAAAGCCGAAGCTTATGATTAACAGCCCGCGCGATGGGGATAAAATAAATAGGGAAACAGTGACAGTTGAAGGAACCGTGTCCGATGCTAACCTTGATTATGTAAAGGTGAATGATCGAAAAGCCAATGTGTCAGGTGGAAGTTATTCAAAACGAATCCTGCTTGATAAGGGTGAAAATAAAATTGAGGTAGTCGCTCGGGACTTAGCAGGTAACGCGGAGAGTAAAAGCGTTGCAATTAATGTTAAATTTAATAAACCTGTAGTCGAAAATGTAACACCAACAGAGGATAAGAATTTGAAAACAGGTCAGAGTGTAAAGATTGAATTCGATAGTGAACCTGGCTTAAGAGGTACATTTTTTGTGCATATGCCACTTACAGACATGGGTCTTCAGATTGCTAATGCGACGGAATTACCGATGATGGAACAATCAGATGGACATTATGTTGGATATTGGACGGTCCCAAGCGGTGTTAAAGCAGATGGCGCTGTAATCGAGGTGAAAGCTGTCGATAGCTTTCACAATGAAACACGGAAAATAGCTAAAGGGAAACTCTTTATCAATCTTGGCGAATGA
- a CDS encoding APC family permease, whose protein sequence is MAQKNGNGKFKRQLSTLDLTFLGIGSIIGSGWLYAAATASEYAGPYAWISWVIGAAIILLIGMVYSELGAAMPVTGGFVRYPDFTHGSVVGFLIGFISMLAYSAVVSIEAQAVRGYLEYWFDGLGNTDGSPTVGGFAVQIGLILVFFLLNYWSVNFFGKANTILTVFKFIVPLIIITALFMHMDPSNFELMQGADPGGAKGIFAAVTGAGIVFAFNGFRQPIEFAGEAKNPERGIPLSILISVVIGLIIYMLLQIAYIGAVPADMLANGGWSALHFDSPWADLAAAMGLVWLANLVLIDAVISPSATGNIYFSATARSLFAWAKNGYFFKVFQKVDPKTGLPRAALWLTLFLAIVWMTPSRFQAWEDLVDASTSAKALTFVVGPVSLMALRYQKPDLQRPFLLKAAHFLTPLAFIAATLVVYWSQWKVISFLIPIIVVSLILYLIFAYQNKSFTKDKVKSHFNSAWWLIGYYIYLMVMSYIGSYGPMEDHILPAPWDTVVTAIGALIFYYWGVKAALAEPRIETDDVDETEYQKQHKND, encoded by the coding sequence ATGGCACAAAAAAATGGAAATGGTAAATTTAAACGGCAATTAAGTACGCTTGATTTAACCTTTCTTGGAATCGGTTCCATTATAGGATCCGGCTGGCTTTATGCAGCAGCAACTGCTTCTGAGTACGCAGGGCCATATGCATGGATTTCCTGGGTGATTGGAGCGGCAATTATCTTATTGATTGGCATGGTTTACTCCGAATTAGGAGCCGCAATGCCTGTTACAGGAGGATTTGTTCGTTACCCTGACTTCACACATGGTTCTGTTGTGGGATTTCTGATTGGATTCATTTCGATGTTGGCCTACTCTGCGGTTGTAAGTATTGAAGCACAGGCCGTAAGAGGTTATTTAGAATATTGGTTTGATGGTTTGGGGAACACGGATGGCTCACCTACAGTGGGAGGATTTGCAGTCCAGATCGGTTTAATTCTAGTCTTTTTCCTATTGAATTATTGGAGTGTAAACTTCTTTGGAAAGGCGAATACAATTCTTACTGTATTCAAATTCATTGTACCATTAATTATTATTACAGCGCTCTTTATGCACATGGATCCATCTAATTTTGAACTAATGCAAGGAGCAGATCCAGGCGGTGCAAAGGGCATTTTTGCAGCAGTAACTGGGGCAGGGATTGTTTTTGCCTTTAACGGTTTCCGTCAACCGATTGAATTTGCCGGTGAAGCGAAAAATCCGGAAAGAGGAATTCCGTTATCTATCCTTATCTCAGTGGTCATCGGCCTGATTATTTACATGCTATTGCAAATCGCTTATATAGGTGCGGTACCGGCGGACATGTTAGCAAATGGTGGCTGGAGTGCACTTCACTTTGATTCACCATGGGCTGATTTGGCTGCAGCGATGGGACTTGTATGGTTAGCAAACCTAGTCTTAATAGACGCTGTTATTTCTCCATCGGCTACTGGTAATATTTATTTTTCTGCAACAGCACGTTCATTGTTCGCTTGGGCGAAAAACGGCTATTTCTTTAAGGTATTTCAAAAAGTTGATCCTAAAACAGGCTTGCCGCGGGCAGCATTATGGTTAACATTATTCCTGGCAATCGTCTGGATGACTCCTTCACGTTTTCAGGCGTGGGAAGATTTAGTTGACGCGAGTACTTCAGCTAAAGCGTTAACATTTGTGGTTGGTCCTGTATCGTTAATGGCGCTGCGTTATCAGAAGCCTGATTTACAACGGCCATTTTTGTTAAAGGCAGCACACTTTTTAACGCCATTAGCATTTATCGCTGCGACATTGGTTGTTTACTGGAGTCAATGGAAGGTTATCTCGTTCCTTATTCCAATAATTGTCGTGTCACTCATTTTATATCTGATTTTTGCATATCAAAATAAATCATTTACAAAAGATAAAGTGAAAAGCCATTTTAATTCGGCATGGTGGTTAATCGGGTATTACATCTATTTGATGGTCATGTCGTATATCGGAAGTTATGGTCCCATGGAGGATCATATTCTCCCTGCCCCATGGGATACGGTTGTAACAGCAATTGGCGCGCTCATCTTTTATTACTGGGGCGTTAAAGCGGCACTTGCCGAACCACGTATCGAAACCGATGATGTAGACGAAACCGAATACCAAAAACAACATAAAAATGACTAA
- a CDS encoding hotdog fold thioesterase, whose translation MDFTNTLMETLGIETQSADKDLIVMTMPVDHRTKQPAGFLHGGASVALAESAASIGATMNVDPDAYSVFGLEINANHIKSKREGTVTAKARPVHVGKSTMVYEVRITNENETLICLSRCTIGVVPNK comes from the coding sequence TTGGATTTCACAAATACGTTAATGGAAACATTAGGAATTGAAACACAATCTGCAGATAAAGATTTGATCGTTATGACAATGCCTGTAGATCATCGTACCAAACAGCCTGCCGGTTTTTTGCACGGTGGTGCAAGTGTAGCGCTTGCTGAATCGGCGGCAAGTATCGGTGCCACTATGAATGTTGACCCGGACGCCTATAGCGTGTTTGGTTTGGAAATTAATGCCAATCATATTAAAAGTAAACGTGAGGGTACGGTTACAGCAAAAGCGAGACCCGTACATGTCGGTAAATCAACCATGGTGTACGAAGTCAGGATAACTAACGAAAATGAAACGCTCATCTGCTTATCCCGGTGTACCATCGGTGTTGTACCGAATAAGTAA